A single genomic interval of bacterium harbors:
- a CDS encoding ASCH domain-containing protein gives MLFARRLWPRIADGSVTVTFRRWKRPQVRLGGTCRTPMGVLAIDAIDPVDPAGITDREARRAGFVDAAAVRHELERWEDGTVYRVAFRLVGPDPRAALRRQARLSAADWDRVAARLDRLDAACRRGPWTQHVLRLIARRPGVRAAELAESVGRETLAFKADIRKLKELGLTESLEIGYRLSPRGRALLARLDGSRGTGRRREA, from the coding sequence GTGCTGTTCGCCCGCCGCCTGTGGCCGCGGATCGCCGATGGCTCCGTCACGGTGACGTTCCGGCGCTGGAAGCGGCCGCAGGTGCGGCTCGGTGGGACGTGTCGGACGCCGATGGGGGTGCTGGCGATCGACGCGATCGATCCCGTCGATCCGGCAGGCATCACCGACCGCGAGGCGCGGCGGGCCGGGTTCGTCGATGCGGCCGCCGTGCGGCACGAGCTCGAGCGATGGGAAGACGGCACCGTCTACCGCGTTGCGTTCCGCCTCGTCGGACCCGACCCGCGGGCGGCGCTGCGACGGCAGGCGCGGCTCTCCGCCGCCGATTGGGATCGGGTGGCCGCGAGGCTGGATCGACTGGACGCGGCCTGTCGCCGCGGGCCGTGGACGCAGCATGTGCTGCGGCTCATCGCGCGGCGGCCGGGGGTGCGCGCCGCCGAGCTGGCCGAGTCGGTCGGGCGCGAGACGCTCGCCTTCAAGGCCGACATCCGCAAGCTGAAGGAGCTCGGGCTCACCGAGAGCCTCGAGATCGGGTATCGGCTCTCGCCGCGCGGGCGCGCGCTGCTGGCGCGGCTCGACGGCAGCCGCGGGACGGGACGGCGGCGCGAGGCATGA